A genome region from Myroides fluvii includes the following:
- a CDS encoding tRNA-binding protein encodes MENSNNNTLTWDEFMKVEMRVGTIIQAEEFKEVRNPAYKLVVDFGEELGLRKTSAQITKLYTTEELIGKQVIAVVNFPPKQIANIMSECLVMGAVEGKEVTLMSLDKPVKNGLRIG; translated from the coding sequence ATGGAAAACAGCAACAATAATACACTGACGTGGGATGAGTTTATGAAAGTTGAAATGCGCGTTGGTACGATTATTCAAGCCGAAGAATTCAAAGAAGTTCGCAATCCTGCTTACAAATTAGTGGTTGATTTTGGTGAGGAACTTGGTTTGAGAAAAACATCAGCTCAAATTACCAAATTATATACCACTGAAGAGTTAATAGGCAAACAAGTGATTGCTGTGGTAAACTTCCCTCCAAAGCAAATTGCCAATATTATGAGTGAATGTTTGGTAATGGGTGCTGTAGAAGGAAAAGAAGTTACCCTAATGAGTTTAGACAAACCGGTGAAAAACGGGTTGAGAATAGGATAA
- a CDS encoding DUF2891 domain-containing protein, which yields MRKISLGILAGLFLGCTPKEKKGEEHVRTAVEEVAPLPLSIKEAEKIIALPLHCIEQEYPNKLGQVLGADADLKTPKQLRPVFYGCFDWHSAVHGYWSIIELMKRFPALDEAHQIRQRLNLLITAENVQVELAFFDDPNNKTFERTYGWAWLFQLHGALATWEDEDAQRWAELLKPLAKVLMERYETYLPNLNYPIRTGTHDNTAYGLSLSLEYARLMKETDFEQLLTETANRLYVKDANCNLAFEPSGHDFLSPCLEEARLMSKILDTAAFRSWLTAFLPDLFQPDFQLEVGKVSDRTDGHLVHLDGLNFSRATCLSDLAKKLPELTHLKGIGKQHFESSFGNITNDDYMGSHWLGTFALYALLHQ from the coding sequence ATGAGAAAAATTAGTTTGGGTATCCTAGCAGGATTGTTTTTGGGATGTACGCCTAAGGAAAAAAAAGGAGAGGAGCACGTTAGGACAGCTGTGGAGGAAGTAGCCCCTTTGCCGTTGAGTATCAAGGAAGCGGAGAAAATAATTGCTTTGCCTTTGCATTGTATCGAACAAGAATATCCAAATAAATTGGGACAAGTATTAGGGGCTGATGCTGATTTAAAAACGCCTAAACAATTGCGCCCTGTTTTTTATGGCTGTTTTGATTGGCATTCGGCAGTACACGGGTATTGGTCGATTATCGAACTGATGAAGCGCTTTCCTGCACTCGATGAAGCACACCAGATTCGCCAACGCCTGAATTTGTTGATTACAGCGGAAAATGTACAAGTAGAATTGGCATTTTTTGATGATCCCAACAACAAAACCTTTGAGCGCACTTATGGATGGGCCTGGTTGTTCCAATTGCACGGTGCTTTAGCTACTTGGGAAGATGAGGATGCTCAACGTTGGGCGGAACTCTTAAAACCTTTAGCAAAGGTATTAATGGAGCGTTACGAAACCTATCTTCCCAATCTGAATTATCCTATTCGAACGGGAACACATGATAATACCGCGTATGGATTATCGCTGTCTTTAGAATATGCGCGATTAATGAAAGAAACAGACTTTGAACAGTTACTCACTGAAACGGCAAATCGCTTATATGTGAAAGACGCCAATTGCAATCTAGCTTTTGAACCTAGTGGACACGATTTTTTATCTCCTTGTTTAGAAGAGGCGCGATTAATGAGTAAGATTTTAGATACAGCCGCATTTAGATCTTGGTTAACGGCATTTTTACCTGATTTATTCCAACCCGACTTCCAATTGGAAGTAGGAAAGGTGTCTGATCGTACCGATGGACATTTGGTTCACTTGGATGGATTGAATTTCAGTAGAGCTACTTGTTTGAGTGATTTAGCAAAGAAATTACCAGAATTAACGCATCTTAAAGGGATTGGAAAGCAGCATTTTGAATCTTCCTTTGGCAATATTACCAATGATGACTATATGGGTAGCCATTGGTTAGGTACTTTTGCTTTATATGCTTTGCTCCATCAATAA
- a CDS encoding cytochrome d ubiquinol oxidase subunit II has protein sequence MGKNIFILILIQGLMAVLMAFMISKMSFMGRMGITFLYREYLVLKSPWKTAALIFCVQLFLLVILAFFKYFTPAKIANALAIFTIFVGLGAAYFTYLDFTTTSHKYMKSNFHLGVYLFWVAWIFSAIFFLFLKKKKVTLTNLEGSTPNPETK, from the coding sequence ATGGGGAAAAATATTTTCATTTTAATTTTGATACAAGGCCTCATGGCCGTGTTAATGGCTTTTATGATTTCCAAAATGTCTTTCATGGGACGCATGGGCATCACGTTTTTATATCGGGAATATCTCGTTCTAAAGTCGCCTTGGAAAACAGCGGCGCTCATTTTTTGCGTTCAGCTTTTTCTCCTTGTGATTTTGGCCTTTTTCAAGTATTTTACACCGGCAAAAATTGCCAATGCACTAGCTATTTTTACTATTTTCGTAGGACTTGGCGCAGCTTACTTCACCTATCTCGATTTTACAACAACCTCACACAAGTATATGAAAAGCAATTTTCACCTGGGGGTTTATCTGTTTTGGGTGGCTTGGATTTTTTCAGCAATTTTCTTTCTTTTTTTAAAGAAAAAGAAAGTCACCTTGACTAATTTAGAGGGATCGACACCAAATCCAGAAACAAAATAA
- a CDS encoding 2'-5' RNA ligase family protein codes for MYSDKYSLCFQPDATLIEQVKVMKLQLGDAIGWYNSKNSLAHLTIAEFQASEKDIERMHQQILRCCSGFTPVETHLSSFGTYPNGTFFLEVDAIAKPQLKAYAQKLFQTLQLKNAYKCTDPHLSIGRKLDETKIQQAHALFEKPNLSFCCDLIVLRRLNMERRQFDNISHYPFLSQPIEEDLQLTLF; via the coding sequence ATGTATAGCGATAAATATTCCCTTTGTTTTCAGCCAGATGCTACCTTGATTGAGCAAGTCAAAGTCATGAAATTACAACTGGGGGATGCCATTGGTTGGTATAACAGTAAAAATTCCCTCGCGCATTTAACGATTGCTGAATTTCAAGCGAGTGAAAAGGATATTGAGCGCATGCATCAACAGATACTGCGTTGTTGTTCGGGATTTACTCCTGTAGAAACCCATCTATCTTCTTTTGGTACTTACCCCAATGGCACTTTTTTCTTGGAAGTGGATGCCATTGCCAAACCCCAGTTAAAGGCCTATGCACAAAAATTATTTCAGACCTTACAGTTGAAAAATGCATACAAATGTACAGATCCCCATTTGTCCATTGGACGCAAACTAGATGAAACTAAAATTCAACAAGCGCATGCCTTATTTGAAAAACCTAACCTTTCTTTCTGTTGTGATTTAATTGTTCTTCGTCGCCTCAATATGGAGCGTCGACAGTTTGATAACATCAGCCACTATCCCTTTTTATCGCAACCGATAGAAGAAGACCTTCAATTAACACTATTTTAA
- a CDS encoding TonB-dependent receptor yields MRNLKNWMLFIVMVITSTSAFSQNKVKGTVIDGELNMSLPGATVLVKGTQNGASTDANGAFTLNVNNDKGEVVISFIGYQSKTVTYKVDANKVATLGNIVLNPDENMLADIVIMGVADVAKDRKTPVAVSTIKAAEIQEKLGSQEFPEILNTTPSVYASKGGGGYGDSNINIRGFDQRNVAVLINGMPVNDMEGGAVYWSNWAGLSDVTSAMQVQRGLGSSKIAISSVGGTINVLTRTSDAKEGGSISSSVGTGDYFKGLASYNTGVLENGLSASVLLGYTRGSGYVEGTGFEGYNYYLGLGYKSKDSRHNVQFTFTGAKQDHDQRSTSASIENIQKWNDGKMNKRFNPDTGFYNGERFNFKTNYYNKPVMSINYDFNINETWTLGTVFYGSWGRGGGTGTIGGGPNGYRDFGTEVRDANGHMRFDDIAAWNRGETIADWKELNKKGEPIGNGTSNSLMDDPMNPGQQGYYVTDFDNRNKTTRGGWARRSSINSHDWYGTVINLSAKVNENWTVDFGADARIYKGYHYQLLDNLMGADGYYVAKNKNNGNQHYVVNQTYDAKASMNPWVNWNNREKVGYHNDGNVKWLGGFGQVEYSKDDLSVFVQGAISNQWMQRVDYFNYDRSTAQGAKDYRTKWESILGGSIKGGANYNINENHNVFVNSGYFSRQPFMNNGVYLNNTNTLNPDLTNEKVFGLEAGYGYRSHKLRANLNLYRTSWKDRVTRATGKFATGEKGSDGKDLLVNGYATLVGVEQIHTGMEMDFIYYPVDRLTITGSFSWGDWHYASNVTGTYYNEETNQPIYNTPGEAESGFKTKTLYIDGAKVGGAPQLIANLGASYEIVKGLKIDANYRYNDNFYGSLDVEKTDSKEKSGSMKLPAFNLFDAGLSYRMEVGKEKQNALTMRFNVNNVFDTTYISSARTNIQATPESTTWKGIDVRNEVMLGAGRTWNLTMRFNF; encoded by the coding sequence ATGAGAAACTTGAAGAACTGGATGTTGTTTATCGTAATGGTTATTACGTCGACATCTGCATTTTCACAAAACAAAGTAAAGGGTACAGTTATCGATGGAGAGCTTAACATGAGCTTACCGGGTGCTACTGTATTGGTGAAAGGAACGCAAAATGGTGCATCGACAGATGCGAATGGAGCGTTTACTTTAAACGTAAATAACGATAAAGGAGAAGTTGTTATCTCTTTTATTGGGTATCAATCTAAAACGGTTACTTATAAAGTTGATGCAAACAAAGTGGCAACTTTAGGTAATATCGTGCTAAACCCAGACGAAAACATGTTAGCTGACATCGTGATCATGGGAGTAGCAGACGTTGCGAAAGACCGTAAAACACCAGTTGCTGTTTCTACAATTAAAGCAGCTGAAATTCAAGAAAAATTAGGATCACAAGAATTTCCTGAAATTTTAAACACAACTCCTTCAGTATATGCATCTAAAGGTGGTGGAGGTTATGGAGACTCGAATATTAATATTCGTGGATTCGACCAAAGAAACGTAGCTGTATTAATTAACGGTATGCCTGTTAATGATATGGAAGGTGGAGCTGTATACTGGTCAAACTGGGCAGGTCTATCAGACGTTACTTCTGCAATGCAAGTACAACGTGGTTTAGGTTCTTCTAAGATTGCAATTTCTTCTGTTGGAGGAACAATCAATGTGTTAACACGTACATCGGATGCGAAAGAAGGTGGATCTATCTCTTCTAGTGTTGGTACAGGAGATTATTTCAAAGGTTTAGCTTCTTATAACACAGGAGTATTGGAGAATGGTTTATCTGCTTCGGTATTATTAGGTTATACTAGAGGAAGTGGATATGTAGAAGGAACAGGTTTTGAAGGGTACAACTACTACTTAGGTTTAGGGTACAAATCGAAAGATTCTCGTCACAATGTTCAATTTACATTCACTGGAGCTAAACAAGATCACGATCAACGTTCTACTTCAGCTTCTATCGAAAATATCCAAAAATGGAACGATGGAAAAATGAATAAGAGATTCAACCCTGATACAGGATTCTATAATGGAGAGCGTTTTAACTTTAAAACGAACTACTACAATAAACCAGTGATGTCAATTAACTATGATTTCAATATCAACGAAACTTGGACTTTAGGAACTGTATTTTACGGATCTTGGGGACGTGGTGGAGGAACTGGAACAATTGGTGGTGGGCCAAACGGATACAGAGATTTCGGTACGGAAGTAAGAGATGCTAATGGACATATGCGTTTTGATGATATCGCTGCTTGGAATAGAGGTGAAACTATCGCTGATTGGAAAGAACTTAATAAAAAAGGAGAGCCTATCGGAAATGGAACAAGTAATAGTTTGATGGATGATCCTATGAATCCGGGTCAACAAGGATATTATGTTACCGATTTTGATAATAGAAATAAAACGACTAGAGGTGGATGGGCTCGTCGCTCAAGCATTAATTCACACGATTGGTATGGTACTGTAATTAATTTGAGTGCTAAAGTAAATGAAAACTGGACGGTTGATTTTGGTGCTGATGCACGTATTTACAAAGGATACCACTACCAATTATTAGATAATTTAATGGGTGCTGATGGTTATTATGTAGCTAAAAATAAAAATAATGGAAATCAACATTATGTCGTAAACCAAACGTATGATGCTAAAGCTTCAATGAATCCATGGGTAAATTGGAATAATAGAGAAAAAGTTGGTTACCATAATGATGGTAATGTGAAATGGTTAGGAGGATTTGGACAAGTAGAATACTCTAAAGATGATCTTTCAGTATTCGTTCAAGGAGCAATCTCTAACCAATGGATGCAACGTGTGGACTATTTCAATTATGACCGTTCTACTGCTCAAGGAGCAAAAGATTACAGAACAAAATGGGAAAGTATCTTAGGGGGTAGTATTAAAGGGGGAGCAAACTATAACATCAATGAAAACCACAACGTATTTGTGAATTCAGGTTATTTCTCTCGTCAACCATTTATGAATAATGGAGTGTACTTAAACAATACGAATACGTTGAATCCTGATTTAACAAATGAAAAAGTATTTGGTTTAGAAGCGGGTTATGGATATAGAAGTCATAAATTACGAGCGAACTTAAACTTATATAGAACGTCTTGGAAAGACAGAGTAACACGCGCAACAGGTAAATTTGCAACAGGTGAAAAAGGTTCAGATGGTAAGGATTTACTTGTTAATGGTTACGCTACTTTAGTTGGTGTGGAACAAATTCACACAGGTATGGAAATGGATTTCATTTACTACCCAGTTGATCGTTTAACAATAACAGGATCTTTCTCTTGGGGAGATTGGCACTATGCTTCAAATGTTACAGGAACGTACTATAACGAAGAGACGAATCAACCGATCTATAATACACCAGGAGAAGCTGAGTCTGGATTTAAAACAAAGACTTTATATATTGATGGAGCAAAAGTTGGGGGAGCACCTCAGTTAATTGCTAACTTAGGAGCTAGCTATGAAATCGTAAAAGGATTGAAAATCGATGCTAACTACCGATATAATGATAATTTCTATGGTTCATTAGATGTTGAAAAAACAGATTCAAAAGAAAAAAGTGGTTCAATGAAACTTCCTGCATTCAATTTATTTGATGCTGGATTATCTTACCGCATGGAAGTAGGTAAAGAAAAACAAAACGCTTTAACTATGCGTTTCAACGTGAATAACGTATTCGATACAACGTATATTTCTTCTGCAAGAACAAATATCCAAGCAACTCCTGAAAGTACAACATGGAAAGGAATTGATGTTCGTAACGAAGTTATGTTAGGAGCAGGTAGAACATGGAACTTAACAATGAGATTTAATTTCTAG
- a CDS encoding aspartate kinase has product MKIYKFGGASVKDADNVKNVAHVLRTVGYADSLLIASAMGKTTNALEVVVYNYFQNRFDLAESVQVVKEYHLVILQALFTDTTHTVYQAVDALFESLTSFLLNNKSPNYNFVYDQIVSYGELLSTTILHHYLQFEGIENTWIDARNLIKTDTTYRDANVQWDITEEAITHAIDKKELYITQGFIGSDYNGFSTTLGREGSDYSAAIFAYALHAESVTIWKDVPGVLNADPRYFEETTLLEQISYQEAIELAFYGASVIHPKTLQPLRQKEIPLYVKSFVNPTLEGTVVSKGADLKPAIPCFIVKKNQLLISLSSKDFSFIMEQNISDIFKLFCEYNIKVNVIQNSAISFSVCVEDKFNHFEELRQKLNDQYRVSYNENVSLYTIRHFDETSADQILKDKTLLLKQVNRETMQMVTKE; this is encoded by the coding sequence ATGAAAATATATAAATTTGGTGGAGCTTCGGTAAAAGATGCCGATAATGTGAAAAATGTAGCTCATGTTTTGCGTACTGTCGGTTATGCTGACAGTTTGTTAATCGCATCTGCTATGGGAAAAACGACAAATGCATTGGAAGTGGTTGTTTACAATTATTTTCAAAACCGATTTGATTTGGCGGAATCTGTACAAGTTGTTAAAGAGTATCACCTTGTCATTTTACAAGCGTTATTCACGGATACAACCCATACCGTTTATCAGGCAGTGGATGCATTATTTGAATCCCTAACGTCTTTTTTACTCAACAATAAATCGCCCAACTACAATTTTGTTTATGATCAGATTGTCAGTTATGGTGAACTATTATCCACGACCATTTTGCACCATTATTTACAATTTGAAGGCATAGAAAACACGTGGATAGATGCGCGAAATTTAATTAAAACCGATACTACCTATCGCGATGCGAATGTACAATGGGACATCACCGAAGAGGCTATTACCCATGCGATAGACAAAAAAGAACTTTATATCACCCAAGGATTTATCGGTTCTGATTACAATGGTTTTTCTACGACTTTGGGAAGAGAAGGCTCCGATTACTCTGCGGCTATTTTTGCCTATGCCTTGCATGCCGAAAGTGTAACCATTTGGAAGGATGTACCAGGGGTACTCAATGCTGATCCTCGTTATTTTGAGGAAACGACATTGTTAGAGCAAATTTCCTATCAAGAGGCCATCGAATTAGCCTTTTATGGGGCCTCCGTCATACACCCAAAAACCCTACAACCCCTGCGTCAAAAGGAAATTCCCTTATATGTAAAATCATTTGTCAATCCAACATTAGAAGGAACAGTCGTTTCTAAAGGAGCAGATTTAAAACCGGCCATTCCTTGTTTTATCGTGAAAAAAAATCAACTGTTGATTTCACTGTCTTCTAAAGATTTCTCCTTCATTATGGAACAGAATATCAGTGATATCTTCAAATTATTTTGCGAATACAACATCAAAGTCAACGTCATTCAAAACTCAGCCATCAGTTTTTCGGTTTGTGTGGAAGATAAGTTTAATCACTTTGAAGAATTGCGTCAAAAGCTCAACGATCAATATCGAGTAAGCTACAACGAAAATGTTTCACTCTATACCATTCGCCATTTTGACGAAACCTCAGCAGATCAGATTTTGAAAGATAAAACCCTGTTGTTGAAACAAGTAAACAGAGAAACGATGCAAATGGTAACGAAAGAATAA
- a CDS encoding GNAT family N-acetyltransferase, with protein sequence MNVRTATPADMPAVLQLIQELATFEQEPDAVVLTAEDLIRDGFGAHPLFRVLIAEHQDEIIGMALFYYRYSTWKGKTIHLEDLIVTEKARGTGAGMALYKNVIQLAKEEQVRRVEWVVLNWNKPAIDFYQKSGAHVLEDWYTVQMDEQGIHAFINK encoded by the coding sequence ATGAATGTTAGAACAGCTACTCCAGCTGATATGCCAGCTGTACTACAATTAATTCAAGAGTTAGCCACCTTTGAGCAGGAACCCGATGCGGTTGTCCTTACTGCAGAAGATTTGATCCGAGATGGGTTTGGCGCGCATCCTCTTTTTCGCGTATTAATTGCAGAGCACCAAGACGAAATCATAGGTATGGCTCTTTTTTACTACCGCTATTCTACTTGGAAGGGCAAAACCATCCACCTCGAAGACCTCATCGTCACAGAAAAAGCAAGAGGTACAGGAGCAGGAATGGCTTTATATAAAAACGTGATTCAACTTGCCAAAGAAGAACAAGTTAGACGCGTAGAATGGGTCGTTTTAAATTGGAATAAGCCCGCTATCGACTTTTATCAAAAGTCTGGCGCTCATGTTTTGGAAGATTGGTATACTGTACAAATGGATGAACAAGGCATTCACGCCTTTATCAATAAGTAG
- the metG gene encoding methionine--tRNA ligase, whose amino-acid sequence MIQDPKRYTLTAALPYTNGPIHIGHLAGVYVPADIYARFLRMQGKDVAFICGSDEHGVAISMKAKKEGITPQQVIDKYNGIIKQSFEDFGISFDNYSRTSSSIHHQTASEFFKKLHNEGKFIEEVTEQLYDEQAQQFLADRFVTGTCPKCANEEAYGDQCEKCGTSLNATDLINPKSTLTGSKPILKATKHWFLPLDQYDGFLREWILEGHKNDWKPNVYGQVKSWLDDGLKPRAVTRDLDWGIPVPVAGADGKVLYVWFDAPIGYISSTKEWAQRVGKDWEPYWKSEDTKLVHFIGKDNIVFHCVIFPAMLKAEGSYILPDNVPANEFLNLEGNKLSTSKNWAVWLHEYLEDFPGKQDVLRYALTANAPETKDNDFTWKDFQARNNNELVAIFGNFINRVVVLTNKYYNGVVPQPHAFSDVDIATLQELRAYPAVIESSIDRYRFREALGEVMNVARLGNKYLADEEPWKLIKEDADRVQTQMYVALQIAAALSTLAEPFLPFTATKLKSILRLETPIAWSAVEIDQPLIQHGHQIGEAELLFAKIEDEEVQKQLDRLEASKQANKAANAVVESQKETATYDDFATLDLRVGTIVEAEKMPKANKLLVLKVDTGLDVRTIVSGIAEHFKPEEIIGKRVTVLANLAPRALRGVESQGMILMTEDANGKLVFVNPDEEGVQNGATIN is encoded by the coding sequence ATGATACAAGATCCGAAGAGATATACGCTAACTGCGGCATTGCCTTATACCAATGGGCCAATCCATATTGGACACCTAGCAGGTGTTTATGTTCCAGCTGATATTTATGCTCGATTCTTGCGAATGCAAGGCAAAGATGTTGCCTTCATCTGTGGAAGCGACGAACACGGGGTGGCTATTTCTATGAAAGCGAAAAAAGAAGGTATTACCCCTCAACAGGTAATCGATAAATACAACGGCATTATCAAACAATCTTTTGAAGACTTTGGTATTTCTTTTGACAACTATTCTCGTACATCTTCGTCTATTCACCATCAAACAGCTTCTGAATTTTTCAAGAAACTGCACAACGAAGGTAAATTTATTGAAGAGGTTACTGAGCAATTATACGATGAGCAAGCACAACAATTCTTGGCTGACCGTTTTGTAACGGGAACTTGTCCGAAATGTGCGAATGAAGAAGCGTATGGAGACCAATGTGAAAAATGTGGTACTTCGTTAAATGCTACGGATTTAATTAATCCTAAATCGACCCTTACAGGAAGTAAACCGATTTTAAAAGCAACTAAACACTGGTTTTTACCTCTAGATCAATACGACGGATTCTTGCGTGAGTGGATCTTAGAAGGACACAAAAACGATTGGAAGCCCAATGTGTATGGACAAGTAAAATCATGGTTAGATGATGGTCTAAAACCGCGCGCGGTAACGCGTGATTTGGATTGGGGTATTCCTGTTCCTGTTGCAGGAGCAGACGGAAAAGTATTATACGTGTGGTTTGATGCTCCTATCGGATACATTTCCTCGACGAAAGAATGGGCACAACGCGTCGGTAAAGATTGGGAACCGTATTGGAAATCCGAAGATACTAAATTGGTTCACTTCATCGGAAAAGACAATATTGTATTCCACTGTGTTATTTTCCCTGCCATGTTAAAGGCAGAAGGAAGTTATATCTTACCAGATAATGTACCAGCCAACGAGTTCTTGAACTTAGAAGGAAACAAATTATCTACGTCTAAAAACTGGGCGGTTTGGTTACACGAGTACTTGGAAGATTTTCCTGGAAAACAAGATGTATTGCGTTATGCCTTAACCGCAAATGCACCCGAAACAAAAGACAATGACTTTACATGGAAGGATTTCCAAGCGAGAAATAACAACGAATTAGTGGCTATTTTTGGAAACTTCATCAACCGTGTCGTGGTATTAACGAATAAGTATTACAACGGGGTAGTTCCACAACCACATGCATTTTCTGATGTGGATATTGCTACGTTACAAGAATTAAGAGCCTATCCAGCCGTAATTGAAAGTTCAATCGATCGTTACCGTTTCAGAGAGGCTTTGGGTGAAGTGATGAATGTGGCTCGTTTAGGAAATAAATACTTGGCAGATGAAGAACCTTGGAAGTTAATCAAGGAAGATGCGGATCGCGTACAAACACAAATGTATGTGGCTTTGCAAATTGCTGCGGCGTTAAGTACGTTAGCTGAGCCTTTCTTGCCATTTACAGCGACAAAATTAAAATCGATCTTGCGCTTAGAAACACCAATCGCTTGGTCTGCTGTTGAAATTGATCAACCATTAATTCAACATGGACACCAAATTGGCGAAGCTGAATTGTTATTTGCTAAGATTGAAGACGAAGAGGTTCAAAAGCAATTGGATCGTTTAGAAGCATCTAAACAAGCAAATAAAGCAGCAAATGCTGTAGTGGAGTCCCAAAAAGAAACCGCTACCTATGACGATTTTGCTACATTGGATTTACGTGTAGGAACGATTGTAGAAGCAGAAAAAATGCCAAAAGCAAACAAGCTTTTAGTCTTAAAAGTAGATACGGGATTGGACGTGAGAACGATTGTATCGGGAATTGCAGAACATTTCAAACCAGAAGAGATCATCGGAAAACGCGTAACCGTGTTAGCAAACTTAGCACCAAGAGCTCTACGTGGGGTAGAAAGTCAAGGGATGATTTTAATGACGGAAGACGCCAATGGTAAATTGGTATTCGTCAACCCAGATGAAGAGGGTGTACAAAACGGAGCAACGATTAATTAA
- a CDS encoding aldo/keto reductase encodes MKRKHLTKEIAISEICFGGNVFGWTLDEKASLRMLDELHEQGINFIDTANSYSHWVAGNTGGESERILGKWFAESKKRQDVVLATKVGGGMQGVERGLTRQQIIDGIDASLTRLRTDYVDLYYSHHDDVNVGVEEIMGTFQELIQAGKVRALGASNLSGERLVESNQVAEEKGWTKCIALQPLYNLYDREKYESEYMNIVTDTSLAVMPYFALASGFLSGKYKSTADLEGSARKMMVEHYLNDRGLRILDGLAQIARKHSATSAEVAIAWLLHQPTITSPIVSATNAIQLQSLIRATQVELDSDDLLLLEESSVWR; translated from the coding sequence ATGAAAAGAAAACACTTAACAAAAGAAATCGCTATTTCCGAAATTTGTTTCGGTGGAAATGTATTTGGATGGACTTTAGATGAAAAAGCATCGCTGCGCATGCTAGATGAGTTGCATGAGCAAGGGATTAACTTTATTGATACCGCTAATAGTTATTCACATTGGGTAGCTGGAAATACGGGGGGAGAGTCGGAGCGTATTTTAGGAAAATGGTTTGCTGAAAGCAAGAAAAGACAGGATGTAGTCTTAGCTACCAAAGTAGGCGGTGGCATGCAAGGGGTAGAACGAGGCTTGACCCGACAACAAATCATCGATGGAATTGATGCGTCTTTGACGCGTTTGCGTACAGACTATGTCGATTTGTACTATTCCCATCACGATGATGTGAATGTTGGAGTAGAAGAAATCATGGGAACCTTTCAAGAATTGATTCAAGCAGGAAAAGTTCGTGCACTTGGAGCTTCGAATTTAAGTGGTGAACGCTTAGTTGAAAGCAATCAAGTAGCAGAAGAGAAAGGATGGACGAAGTGCATCGCCCTACAACCGCTTTACAACCTCTACGACAGAGAAAAGTATGAGTCTGAGTACATGAATATAGTAACAGACACAAGCCTTGCTGTAATGCCTTATTTTGCATTAGCGAGTGGTTTCTTGTCTGGAAAATATAAATCAACCGCTGATTTGGAAGGCAGTGCCCGTAAAATGATGGTGGAACATTATTTAAACGATAGAGGATTGCGTATTTTGGATGGGCTCGCTCAAATTGCACGTAAACACAGTGCTACGAGTGCGGAAGTGGCCATCGCTTGGTTGCTGCATCAACCTACTATTACATCGCCTATTGTCAGTGCTACCAATGCTATTCAATTGCAAAGTCTGATTCGTGCAACTCAAGTTGAATTGGACTCGGATGATTTGTTGCTTTTGGAAGAAAGTAGTGTATGGAGATAA